TAATGCGTATAAAGAGACATTAGAGCAATTTGGGCTTTTTTATTTTGAGGAAGAATTTGCCAAAAGGCTTTCTAGTTTTGCCGCTTTAAGGAATATCGTGGTTCATGAATATCTGGATATTAACTGGATGCGAATTAAGGATTTCATTAAAAATGGAGAGGAATTGTATCCTAGGTTTATTGAAAAGGTAAAGGAGTTCATAGTGGATAGTTCATAGAGGTAATGAGGGATGGAGATTATAAGAGAAAGGATTACCAAGGGTAGGTTAAGAGAGAAATATTTAAATTATTTCAAGACATTGATAAAGGCGGTGGTGGATTTGGAAAATTGTGTTATGTGTATTGATGGAGAGTTGCATGCAGACCTGGAAGGATACCTTTTGGAGAATGGGTCAAGGCAAGAGGATATATGGGGGATAAATCTGTATCCTTTCAAGGAGAAAGAAGATTTTATAGAATATACCGCCT
This is a stretch of genomic DNA from bacterium. It encodes these proteins:
- a CDS encoding DUF5674 family protein, producing MEIIRERITKGRLREKYLNYFKTLIKAVVDLENCVMCIDGELHADLEGYLLENGSRQEDIWGINLYPFKEKEDFIEYTALINIRPHQNNYSMEIKDRGIRERIRKITEELIDYES